In a single window of the Nodularia spumigena CCY9414 genome:
- a CDS encoding branched-chain amino acid ABC transporter permease, with protein sequence MDTQIIQLIVNGIAVGSIIALAAVGLTLTYGILRLSNFAHGDFLTLGAYLTLLVNAGGINIWLSMILAAVGTVAAMLLSEKLLWSRMRSIRATSTTLIIISIGLALFLRNGIIFLWGGQNQNYKLPVTTALDIFGIRVPQNQLLVLGLAVGAILALHYLLQNTKIGKAMRAVADDIDLARVSGINVEQVILWTWIIAGTFTSLGGSMYGLITAVRPNMGWFLILPLFASVILGGIGNPYGAIAAAFIIGIAQELSTLWIGSQYKQGIALLMMILVLFIRPKGLFKGTI encoded by the coding sequence ATGGATACACAAATTATTCAACTAATTGTCAATGGGATTGCAGTAGGAAGCATTATTGCTCTCGCCGCAGTGGGGCTGACGCTGACCTACGGTATTTTACGGTTATCTAATTTTGCTCATGGTGATTTTCTCACGTTGGGAGCCTATTTGACTCTGTTAGTCAATGCCGGTGGCATAAATATTTGGCTATCCATGATTCTGGCGGCAGTCGGAACGGTAGCAGCAATGCTACTTTCAGAAAAATTATTGTGGTCAAGAATGCGCTCTATTCGTGCTACTTCCACAACGCTGATTATTATCTCTATTGGACTGGCTTTATTCTTACGTAATGGGATTATCTTTCTCTGGGGCGGCCAGAACCAAAATTACAAATTACCTGTAACAACTGCTTTAGATATTTTTGGCATCCGGGTACCGCAAAATCAATTGTTGGTATTGGGGTTAGCAGTGGGAGCAATTTTGGCGCTGCACTATCTTCTGCAAAACACCAAAATTGGGAAAGCGATGCGAGCCGTTGCTGATGATATAGATTTAGCCAGAGTTTCTGGAATCAATGTCGAACAAGTCATCCTTTGGACTTGGATTATTGCCGGCACATTCACCTCTTTAGGTGGCAGTATGTATGGATTAATTACAGCTGTACGCCCGAATATGGGGTGGTTTTTGATTTTGCCCTTATTCGCTTCCGTAATTTTAGGGGGTATTGGTAATCCTTACGGTGCGATCGCCGCAGCTTTCATTATTGGTATAGCCCAAGAACTGAGCACCCTGTGGATAGGTTCACAGTATAAACAAGGTATAGCGCTGTTGATGATGATTTTGGTGCTGTTCATTCGCCCCAAAGGTTTATTCAAAGGCACGATTTGA
- a CDS encoding photosystem I protein PsaX yields MAKVQNSPVPSTGAKPPYTFRAGWALLLLAVNFLVAAYYFHIIE; encoded by the coding sequence ATGGCTAAAGTTCAAAATTCCCCAGTTCCATCCACAGGAGCTAAACCCCCATACACTTTTCGTGCTGGTTGGGCATTGCTGTTATTAGCTGTTAACTTCTTGGTTGCAGCTTATTATTTCCACATCATTGAATAA
- the lipA gene encoding lipoyl synthase, with translation MTSPQPAPLKSEITAMPSWLRRPIGKASELSTVQRIIKQRQIHTICEQGRCPNRGECYAQKTATFLLLGTVCTRSCAFCQVDKGHAPMPIDSEEPRKVAEAVQLLGLRYVVLTSVARDDLPDQGTGQFVKTIDTIRLLNPDTQIEVLTPDFWGGVGAGESGQWQRIATIVTAKPACFNHNVETVRRLTGPVRRGAKYDRSLRVLAVVKEIDPTIPTKSGLMLGHGETREEVIETMADLRAVGCDRLTIGQYMRPSLEHLPVQKYWTPEEFDALSSVAWEMGFNHVRSGPLVRSSYHAGEEGVGSRE, from the coding sequence ATGACCTCGCCACAACCAGCCCCACTCAAATCAGAAATCACCGCAATGCCTAGCTGGTTACGTCGCCCCATTGGCAAAGCCAGTGAGCTTTCTACTGTACAACGTATCATTAAGCAACGCCAAATTCACACAATTTGTGAACAAGGACGATGCCCCAACCGAGGGGAGTGCTATGCTCAAAAAACTGCTACCTTTTTACTATTAGGTACAGTCTGCACACGCTCTTGCGCCTTTTGTCAAGTAGATAAAGGTCATGCACCCATGCCTATTGACTCAGAGGAACCGCGAAAAGTAGCAGAAGCCGTACAGCTTTTGGGATTGCGTTATGTGGTGCTGACTTCTGTAGCCCGTGATGATTTGCCTGATCAGGGAACGGGGCAGTTTGTCAAGACAATAGATACTATTCGCCTGTTAAATCCAGACACTCAAATCGAAGTGCTGACACCAGATTTTTGGGGTGGTGTCGGTGCTGGGGAATCAGGTCAATGGCAGAGGATAGCTACAATTGTGACAGCCAAACCAGCTTGTTTTAATCACAATGTGGAGACAGTAAGGCGGTTAACAGGCCCCGTGCGTCGGGGAGCCAAGTACGATCGCTCGCTGCGAGTCCTGGCTGTAGTCAAAGAAATTGACCCGACTATTCCGACCAAATCAGGTTTGATGCTGGGACACGGCGAAACCAGGGAGGAAGTAATCGAAACTATGGCGGATTTAAGGGCGGTGGGGTGCGATCGCCTGACTATCGGCCAGTATATGCGTCCCTCCTTAGAACATTTACCAGTTCAAAAATACTGGACACCAGAAGAATTTGACGCACTAAGCAGCGTAGCATGGGAAATGGGATTCAACCACGTCCGTTCTGGTCCTCTGGTTCGTAGTTCTTACCATGCGGGTGAAGAGGGAGTAGGGAGTAGGGAGTAG
- a CDS encoding response regulator, with protein MASNKILVIDDTTVVRLKVRQMLPPGNFEVLEAKDGLEGFNFIRQEKLSLIMLDFLLPKMSGWEVFQEVQAQPDFRKIPLVIMSGRKEEVTEKLTEPFEYFEFLGKPFDQRQLISAIKSAMVKAKKPRPGTIPVAAVATKNIPVAASSIVNTIVVPSDNQSTNSVEMDALNQKIIKMQAEMDGLKKQLAQVVTFIKQKIK; from the coding sequence GTGGCAAGCAACAAAATTTTAGTTATCGATGACACTACGGTAGTCAGGTTAAAAGTGAGACAAATGTTGCCTCCAGGCAATTTCGAGGTATTAGAAGCAAAGGACGGTTTGGAAGGATTCAATTTCATCCGTCAGGAAAAGCTCAGTTTGATCATGTTGGATTTTCTGCTACCTAAAATGAGTGGTTGGGAAGTCTTTCAGGAAGTTCAAGCACAGCCTGATTTCAGGAAGATTCCCTTGGTGATCATGTCTGGTCGCAAGGAAGAGGTGACGGAGAAACTGACAGAACCTTTTGAATACTTTGAATTTTTGGGCAAGCCGTTTGATCAAAGGCAACTCATTAGTGCGATTAAGTCCGCGATGGTTAAGGCTAAAAAGCCTCGCCCAGGGACAATTCCAGTAGCTGCTGTAGCCACGAAGAATATTCCGGTAGCCGCTTCTTCTATCGTAAATACGATAGTAGTGCCTTCTGATAATCAGTCAACTAACTCGGTAGAAATGGATGCGTTGAATCAAAAAATTATCAAAATGCAAGCAGAAATGGATGGCTTGAAGAAACAGCTAGCTCAGGTGGTGACTTTTATTAAACAAAAAATCAAGTAG
- a CDS encoding NAD(P)H-quinone oxidoreductase subunit N has product MDFANLTSQLNAGTILPEGIVIVTLLGVLIVDLILGRTSSRWIGYLAIAGLVAAIGALYLQWDATNPISFTGSFIGDDLSIVFRGIIALSAAVTILMSIRYIEQSGTALAEFIAILLTATLGGMFLSGASELVMIFISLETLSISSYLLTGYTKRDPRSNEAALKYLLIGASSTAIFLYGVSLLYGLSGGETELGAIANGIAAANVGQSLGLVIALIFVIAGIGFKISAAPFHQWTPDVYEGAPTPVIAFLSVGSKAAGFALAIRLLTTAFPLVADEWRFIFTALAVLSMVLGNVVALAQTSMKRMLAYSSIAQAGFVMIGFIAGTEAGYASMVFYLMVYLFMNLCGFTCIILFSLRTGTDQIAEYSGLYQKDPLLTLGLSISLLSLGGIPPLAGFFGKIYLFWAGWQAGLYWLVLLGLVTSVVSIYYYIRVVKMMVVKEPQEMSEVVQNYPEIRWNLPGFRPLQVGLIVTLIATTIAGVLSNPLFTLANNSISHTAMLQATAIERTQLSAISTQQSEEL; this is encoded by the coding sequence ATGGATTTTGCTAATCTTACATCCCAGTTGAATGCTGGAACGATTTTGCCAGAGGGGATTGTAATTGTCACCCTCTTAGGGGTTTTGATTGTTGATTTGATTTTGGGACGTACATCTTCACGCTGGATTGGATATCTGGCGATCGCAGGTTTAGTCGCTGCGATTGGCGCACTCTATCTTCAATGGGATGCAACAAATCCCATCTCCTTTACTGGTAGCTTTATTGGTGATGACCTCAGTATTGTCTTTCGCGGTATTATCGCGTTGTCTGCTGCTGTGACTATCTTGATGTCAATTCGCTACATTGAGCAGAGTGGTACTGCTTTAGCCGAATTCATCGCCATTTTGCTAACTGCAACTTTGGGAGGAATGTTTTTATCCGGTGCTAGTGAGTTGGTGATGATTTTCATCTCACTAGAGACCCTCAGTATTTCCTCTTACTTGCTCACAGGTTATACCAAGCGTGACCCGCGCTCTAACGAAGCTGCGCTGAAATACCTGTTGATTGGAGCTTCCAGTACAGCAATATTTTTATACGGCGTTTCGCTGCTGTACGGTCTATCAGGTGGAGAAACGGAATTAGGTGCGATCGCTAACGGTATAGCCGCCGCTAATGTTGGTCAATCTTTAGGTTTGGTAATTGCGCTCATTTTCGTGATTGCAGGTATTGGCTTCAAAATTTCTGCCGCACCCTTTCACCAGTGGACACCAGACGTTTACGAAGGCGCTCCCACCCCAGTGATTGCCTTTTTATCTGTCGGTTCCAAAGCAGCTGGATTTGCTTTAGCCATTCGCTTACTGACAACAGCCTTCCCCCTCGTTGCTGACGAATGGAGATTTATTTTCACTGCTCTTGCAGTTCTGAGTATGGTGTTGGGTAACGTCGTCGCCCTCGCCCAAACCAGCATGAAACGGATGTTAGCTTATTCATCCATTGCTCAAGCTGGATTTGTGATGATTGGCTTTATTGCCGGCACTGAAGCCGGATACGCCAGTATGGTATTTTACCTGATGGTCTACCTGTTCATGAACCTGTGCGGGTTTACCTGCATTATTCTGTTCTCCCTACGTACAGGAACCGACCAAATTGCCGAATACTCTGGCTTGTATCAAAAAGACCCACTTTTGACACTGGGCTTGAGTATCTCCCTACTATCTTTAGGTGGTATTCCGCCATTAGCTGGATTTTTCGGGAAAATTTACTTGTTCTGGGCTGGTTGGCAAGCTGGACTTTACTGGTTAGTTTTACTTGGTTTAGTTACCAGCGTTGTCTCCATCTATTACTACATTCGCGTAGTCAAAATGATGGTAGTCAAAGAACCCCAAGAAATGTCCGAGGTAGTCCAGAATTATCCAGAAATCAGGTGGAATTTACCTGGATTTAGACCTTTGCAAGTGGGACTGATAGTAACTTTAATTGCTACTACCATTGCGGGGGTTTTGTCCAATCCCCTATTTACACTGGCTAATAATTCTATCTCTCATACTGCAATGCTACAAGCAACAGCTATTGAGAGAACTCAGCTAAGTGCAATTTCCACACAGCAATCAGAAGAGTTGTAG
- a CDS encoding NAD(P)H-quinone oxidoreductase subunit 2: MRSSTLSIISNAACLTVTNSTFAENNGGDQSGAIYHNGLANSAASTTINDSTFTGNLADREGGALFVNGNTTITQSTFTENRADNAGGAIYAANNANLTVIDSTLSQNIALADRTDNIAGIGGAIALASATLNWQNSTINNNTVKDEDSGIFSTNTILNITGSTIQRHFTANLSQV, translated from the coding sequence TTGAGAAGCTCGACTTTATCCATTATCAGTAATGCTGCCTGCTTAACTGTTACCAATAGCACCTTTGCGGAAAATAATGGCGGCGACCAATCCGGGGCAATTTATCACAATGGTCTAGCAAATTCTGCCGCATCTACAACTATTAATGACAGTACATTTACTGGCAATTTAGCAGATAGAGAAGGTGGGGCGCTGTTTGTTAACGGCAATACAACAATCACTCAAAGCACTTTCACCGAGAACCGGGCTGATAATGCTGGGGGAGCTATCTATGCTGCTAACAATGCCAATTTGACAGTAATTGATAGTACCTTAAGTCAAAATATTGCTCTGGCTGATCGCACTGATAACATTGCTGGGATTGGTGGGGCGATCGCCTTAGCAAGCGCTACCTTAAATTGGCAAAATTCTACTATCAATAATAACACTGTTAAAGACGAAGACAGTGGTATTTTTAGCACAAATACCATTCTGAATATTACTGGCAGCACTATACAACGACATTTCACAGCAAATTTAAGCCAAGTCTGA
- the topA gene encoding type I DNA topoisomerase, whose amino-acid sequence MSTLVIVESPTKARTIRNYLPKDYRVEASMGHVRDLPQSASEIPAAVKAERWAQLGVNIDADFEPVYVVPKDKKKVVTQLKDALKGVDELILATDEDREGESISWHLYQLLKPKVPIKRMVFHEITQEAIKKALTNCRNIDEQLVRAQETRRILDRLVGYTLSPLLWKKIAWGLSAGRVQSVAVGLLVKKERQRRAFHEGTYWDLKASLVQEKTAFAAQLTTLGGTKVATGSDFDAATGQITAGRNVLLLNEEQAHALQERLTGKTWNVNSIDERPVTRKPAPPFTTSTLQQESNRKLRLSARDTMRTAQNLYEQGYITYMRTDSVHLSDQAIAAARSCVEQLYGKNYLSPQPRQYTTKSKGAQEAHEAIRPAGSTFRTPQETGLSGRELALYDLIWKRTVASQMADCRQTQITVQLQVEDAGFRSSGKRIDFPGFLRAYVEGSDDPDAALEDQEVILPSLKVGDHPNCTDLEAVGHETQPPARYTEATLVKTLESEGIGRPSTYASIIGTIIDKGYAQLVSNALIPTFTAFAVTNLLEKHFPDVVDPSFTSKMEQTLDDIATGEAKWLPYLREFYLGDKGLETLVKEQESQIDASQARTVLLENLDAKVRIGKYGPYIEVDNDGIVVTASIPKDLTPSDLDPKQVEVLLRQKTVGPDQVGRHPETGEPIYLKIGTYGPYVQLGDKTEENPKPKQTSLPKGVTPENVTLEMAVGLLALPRTLGVHPDTGKKIQASLGRFGPYVVHDQGKEGKDYRSLKAADNVLTVSLERALELLSEPKKGRGSSSSKSKAALRELGMHPEEGTPVNIYDGPYGPYIKHGKINVSIPEGQSVEDITLSTALELLATKASTKKSPSKTSKSTTSRRRTSPPGSKSTAKSSKTSAKKNDAEG is encoded by the coding sequence ATGTCAACTCTCGTCATCGTCGAATCTCCGACCAAAGCTCGTACCATTCGCAACTACCTGCCAAAAGACTATCGGGTAGAAGCGTCTATGGGTCATGTCCGTGACCTACCCCAATCGGCTAGTGAAATTCCCGCCGCCGTGAAAGCGGAACGGTGGGCGCAGCTGGGGGTAAATATAGATGCAGACTTTGAACCGGTGTATGTTGTCCCCAAAGACAAAAAGAAAGTTGTTACCCAGCTCAAAGATGCCCTCAAAGGTGTTGATGAACTGATTCTGGCAACTGACGAAGACCGGGAAGGTGAAAGCATCAGTTGGCATTTGTACCAATTGCTGAAGCCAAAAGTTCCGATCAAGCGGATGGTGTTTCACGAAATTACTCAAGAAGCTATTAAAAAAGCTTTGACAAACTGCCGCAATATTGATGAGCAGTTAGTTCGCGCCCAAGAAACACGGCGCATTTTAGATCGATTAGTTGGCTATACCCTGTCTCCCCTGCTGTGGAAAAAAATCGCCTGGGGATTATCTGCTGGGCGAGTGCAATCTGTAGCGGTGGGACTTTTAGTCAAAAAGGAACGCCAACGCCGCGCCTTCCATGAAGGTACATATTGGGATTTAAAAGCTAGCTTGGTGCAGGAAAAAACGGCCTTTGCTGCCCAATTGACCACACTGGGAGGAACCAAAGTAGCCACTGGTAGCGATTTCGATGCCGCCACCGGACAAATTACCGCCGGGCGCAATGTCTTGTTGCTTAACGAAGAGCAAGCTCACGCTCTCCAGGAACGCTTAACCGGGAAAACCTGGAATGTTAACAGCATCGATGAACGCCCAGTAACGCGTAAACCTGCGCCACCGTTTACTACTTCGACACTGCAACAAGAATCCAACCGCAAACTGCGTCTCTCTGCCAGAGACACAATGCGAACTGCCCAGAATTTGTATGAGCAAGGGTATATCACCTATATGCGGACAGATTCAGTGCATTTGTCTGATCAGGCGATCGCAGCTGCTCGTAGCTGTGTAGAACAACTTTACGGTAAAAACTACCTCAGCCCCCAACCTCGGCAATACACCACCAAATCGAAAGGCGCACAAGAAGCCCACGAAGCCATTCGTCCGGCGGGTAGTACTTTCCGTACTCCCCAAGAAACTGGTTTAAGTGGTCGGGAACTTGCGCTTTATGACTTGATTTGGAAGCGTACTGTCGCCAGTCAAATGGCTGACTGTCGGCAAACCCAAATTACCGTGCAGTTGCAAGTTGAAGACGCGGGCTTTCGTTCTTCTGGTAAGCGCATTGATTTTCCCGGCTTCTTACGCGCTTATGTTGAAGGTTCAGATGATCCAGATGCAGCTTTAGAAGATCAGGAAGTGATTTTGCCCAGTTTAAAAGTTGGGGATCATCCAAATTGTACTGACTTAGAAGCCGTGGGTCATGAAACCCAACCCCCAGCAAGATATACCGAAGCTACTCTAGTAAAAACCTTAGAAAGTGAAGGCATTGGTCGCCCTAGTACCTACGCCAGCATCATCGGCACAATCATTGATAAGGGTTACGCCCAATTAGTGAGTAACGCCTTGATTCCTACTTTCACCGCTTTCGCTGTCACCAACCTGCTAGAAAAGCATTTCCCGGATGTTGTAGACCCCAGTTTCACCTCGAAAATGGAACAAACCCTGGATGATATTGCCACAGGCGAAGCTAAGTGGTTACCTTATTTGCGGGAATTTTACCTGGGAGACAAAGGTTTAGAAACTTTAGTCAAAGAACAGGAAAGTCAAATTGATGCCAGTCAAGCTAGAACGGTATTACTGGAAAATTTAGATGCTAAAGTCCGCATTGGCAAATATGGCCCCTACATCGAAGTTGACAATGATGGCATTGTGGTTACTGCCTCAATTCCCAAAGACCTCACACCATCTGATCTCGACCCTAAACAGGTAGAAGTCCTACTGCGGCAAAAAACCGTGGGACCTGACCAGGTAGGTCGCCATCCTGAAACTGGTGAACCAATTTATCTCAAAATTGGTACTTACGGTCCCTACGTGCAGTTGGGTGACAAAACCGAAGAAAATCCCAAACCCAAACAAACTTCTCTACCTAAAGGTGTCACTCCTGAAAATGTCACCTTAGAGATGGCTGTGGGTCTTTTGGCTCTACCTCGGACATTGGGTGTCCATCCTGACACAGGTAAGAAAATTCAAGCCAGTTTGGGGCGTTTTGGTCCTTACGTCGTTCACGACCAGGGTAAGGAAGGAAAAGACTATCGCTCTCTCAAAGCTGCTGATAATGTGCTGACAGTTTCTCTGGAACGGGCATTGGAGTTATTATCTGAACCGAAAAAGGGACGTGGCTCCAGCAGTAGCAAATCTAAGGCGGCTTTACGCGAATTGGGTATGCACCCGGAAGAAGGTACGCCAGTGAATATTTATGATGGCCCCTATGGCCCTTATATTAAGCACGGCAAAATTAATGTCAGCATCCCAGAAGGTCAATCGGTAGAAGATATCACCCTATCTACAGCGTTAGAATTATTAGCAACCAAAGCATCGACCAAAAAATCTCCTAGCAAGACAAGTAAATCAACAACTTCTCGTCGGCGAACCTCGCCGCCGGGATCCAAGTCAACTGCTAAATCATCGAAGACCAGCGCTAAAAAAAATGATGCCGAAGGTTAG
- the aroQ gene encoding type II 3-dehydroquinate dehydratase, with translation MNSSSPLISILVLHGPNLNLLGQREPGIYGSLGLAEINRLLEEEALKFQAKVIPVQSNHEGVLVDTIHGALGKHQGILINAGAYTHTSVALRDAIAGVNLPTVEVHLSNIYRREDFRHHSFIAPVAIGQISGFGVQSYLLGLQALVHHLKNK, from the coding sequence TTGAACTCGTCTTCGCCACTAATCAGCATTTTAGTGCTGCACGGGCCAAATTTAAATTTGCTAGGGCAGCGAGAACCAGGAATTTATGGTTCCTTGGGGCTGGCTGAAATTAATCGCTTGTTAGAAGAAGAAGCTTTGAAGTTTCAGGCGAAAGTAATTCCTGTGCAGTCAAATCATGAAGGGGTTTTGGTAGATACTATTCATGGGGCTTTAGGAAAGCATCAGGGAATTTTGATTAATGCCGGGGCTTATACGCATACTAGTGTGGCTCTGCGGGATGCGATCGCTGGTGTTAACCTACCTACAGTCGAAGTACATCTGAGCAATATTTATCGCCGGGAAGACTTCCGCCACCATTCTTTCATCGCTCCCGTAGCTATCGGACAAATAAGTGGTTTTGGTGTGCAAAGTTACTTGCTGGGCTTACAGGCTCTAGTGCATCATTTAAAAAATAAATAA
- a CDS encoding ADP-ribosylglycohydrolase family protein: MRYPLINRYKGALLGTLLGEVVAKDAEQQDELGSDISQIAVLVAKSLIELGKLDPDNWLERHQTKSLHLDITDGVLPKAIIATLPVALFFHENTTNLRQNLLYMLQIWDDDPIVRDGTLAVGYAIARSLTEKLYPHTIIPEIIAFIGETPTLLPQKFLKLNDLLAQRVGLETAQAEFSREEEPSNVIAMAFYCFLSTLEDLRLAVLRASHTDHTRRGETGNLDLPTTSIITGALSGAYNSIVGIPVKWRALLCPTNLATGELTNFSQVLELADALVAVWSGVYDPALHLKKYPEDGCVRYEEQAQLCVFASPRVIQSR; encoded by the coding sequence ATGCGCTATCCACTAATTAATCGGTATAAAGGTGCTTTATTAGGAACATTATTGGGTGAAGTTGTCGCCAAGGATGCTGAACAACAGGATGAGCTTGGCTCTGATATCAGCCAAATCGCAGTTCTGGTTGCTAAAAGCTTAATTGAGTTAGGCAAATTAGATCCAGATAATTGGCTAGAGCGTCATCAAACAAAATCTCTTCATTTAGATATAACTGATGGTGTCTTGCCAAAAGCAATTATTGCCACATTACCAGTGGCACTTTTTTTTCATGAGAATACAACTAACCTGCGACAAAATTTACTGTATATGTTGCAAATATGGGACGATGACCCAATTGTGAGAGATGGCACACTCGCAGTAGGATATGCGATCGCGAGATCTCTGACGGAAAAACTCTATCCCCACACAATCATACCGGAAATCATCGCCTTTATCGGCGAAACACCGACACTTTTACCACAAAAATTCCTAAAACTTAATGATTTATTAGCTCAAAGAGTTGGGTTAGAAACGGCACAAGCTGAATTCAGTAGAGAAGAAGAGCCGAGTAATGTGATTGCTATGGCGTTTTACTGCTTTCTCAGCACCTTGGAAGACCTTCGCTTGGCGGTTTTGCGGGCTAGTCACACAGATCATACCCGGCGAGGAGAAACTGGAAATTTAGATTTGCCAACCACCAGTATAATTACTGGTGCTTTATCAGGAGCTTACAACAGTATTGTGGGTATTCCCGTCAAATGGCGGGCTTTGTTATGTCCAACTAATTTAGCCACTGGGGAACTAACAAATTTTTCCCAGGTGCTAGAATTAGCTGATGCACTTGTTGCTGTATGGTCAGGAGTGTATGATCCCGCCCTACATTTAAAGAAGTACCCAGAGGATGGATGTGTCAGATATGAAGAACAGGCCCAGCTTTGCGTCTTTGCATCTCCTCGCGTTATCCAGTCGCGTTAA